A single window of Mycobacterium sp. ITM-2016-00318 DNA harbors:
- a CDS encoding thiolase domain-containing protein, which translates to MTGQLAAVLGTGQTKYVAKRKDVSMNGLVREAIDRALADSGSTFDDIDAVVVGKAPDFFEGVMMPELFMADAVGATGKPLIRVHTAGSVGGSTAIVAASLVQSGKYKRVLTMAWEKQSESNAMWALSIPIPFTKPVGAGAGGYFAPHIRAYIRRSGAPTHIGAMVAVKDRLNGAKNPLSHLHQPDITLEKVMASPMLWDPVRYDETCPSSDGAAAMVIGNEEIADGRVADGHPVAWIHATSLRTEPLAYAGRDQVNPQASRDAAAALWKDAGITSPIDEIDVAEVYVPFSWYEPMWLESLGFAPEGEGWKLTEAGETAIGGRIPLNASGGVLSSNPIGASGMIRFAESAIQVMGKAGDHQVQGARKALGHAYGGGAQYYSMWVVSSEKPGDKSS; encoded by the coding sequence ATGACGGGCCAACTAGCTGCGGTGCTCGGCACGGGCCAGACCAAGTACGTCGCCAAACGCAAGGACGTCTCGATGAACGGCCTTGTCCGAGAGGCCATCGACAGGGCGCTGGCCGATTCCGGGTCGACATTCGACGACATCGATGCCGTTGTGGTCGGCAAGGCGCCCGACTTCTTCGAGGGCGTCATGATGCCCGAACTGTTCATGGCCGACGCGGTCGGCGCAACGGGTAAGCCGCTGATCCGGGTGCACACCGCGGGATCGGTCGGCGGATCGACCGCCATCGTCGCGGCCAGCCTGGTGCAGTCCGGCAAGTACAAGCGGGTGCTCACGATGGCGTGGGAGAAGCAGTCGGAGTCGAATGCCATGTGGGCGTTGAGCATTCCGATACCGTTCACCAAGCCGGTCGGCGCGGGCGCGGGGGGATACTTCGCCCCGCACATTCGCGCGTACATCCGGCGCTCGGGTGCACCGACTCACATCGGCGCGATGGTTGCGGTCAAGGACCGGCTCAACGGCGCCAAGAACCCCCTTTCCCACCTTCATCAGCCGGACATCACGCTGGAGAAGGTGATGGCGTCGCCGATGCTGTGGGACCCGGTCCGCTACGACGAGACCTGTCCGTCGTCAGACGGCGCGGCGGCCATGGTGATCGGCAACGAGGAGATCGCCGACGGCAGGGTCGCCGACGGTCATCCGGTGGCATGGATCCATGCGACGTCTCTGCGCACCGAACCGCTGGCCTACGCCGGACGTGATCAGGTCAACCCGCAGGCCAGCCGTGACGCCGCCGCGGCGTTGTGGAAGGACGCAGGCATCACGAGCCCGATCGACGAAATCGATGTCGCCGAGGTTTACGTGCCGTTCTCGTGGTACGAGCCGATGTGGCTGGAGAGCCTCGGCTTCGCACCCGAGGGTGAGGGCTGGAAGTTGACCGAAGCGGGCGAGACGGCGATCGGTGGGCGGATTCCGCTGAACGCCTCCGGCGGCGTGCTGTCGTCGAACCCGATCGGCGCGTCCGGCATGATCCGCTTCGCCGAGTCCGCCATTCAGGTGATGGGCAAGGCAGGCGACCACCAGGTCCAGGGCGCGCGCAAGGCGCTTGGTCACGCGTATGGCGGTGGCGCGCAGTACTACTCGATGTGGGTGGTCAGTTCGGAAAAGCCAGGGGACAAGTCCTCATGA
- a CDS encoding SDR family oxidoreductase produces MAGLLEGRVVVISGVGPALGTTLARRCAEAGADLVLAARTVERLDDVAKQITDLGRRAVSVGTDITDEAQVANLVEETLEAYGKVDVLINNAFRVPSMKPFANTTFEHMRDAIELTVFGALRMVQGFTPALAESKGSVVNVNSMVVRHSQAKYGAYKMAKSALLAMSQTLATELGEQGIRVNSVLPGYIWGGTLKSYFEHQAGKYGTSVDDIYAAAAAGSDLKRLPTEDEVASAILFMASDLSSGITGQALDVNCGEYKA; encoded by the coding sequence ATGGCAGGACTTCTCGAGGGCCGAGTCGTCGTCATCAGCGGTGTCGGCCCAGCGCTGGGTACCACGCTGGCGAGGCGATGTGCGGAGGCGGGCGCGGATCTGGTCCTCGCTGCCCGAACCGTCGAGCGCCTCGACGATGTGGCCAAGCAGATCACCGACCTCGGCAGGCGTGCGGTGTCGGTGGGCACGGACATCACCGACGAGGCACAGGTCGCCAACCTCGTCGAGGAGACGCTCGAGGCGTACGGCAAGGTCGACGTGCTGATCAACAACGCGTTCCGGGTGCCGTCCATGAAGCCGTTCGCCAACACCACCTTCGAGCACATGCGCGACGCAATCGAGCTGACGGTGTTCGGCGCGCTGCGAATGGTGCAGGGCTTCACCCCCGCCCTCGCCGAGTCGAAAGGCTCGGTGGTGAACGTGAACTCGATGGTGGTTCGCCATTCCCAGGCGAAGTACGGCGCATACAAGATGGCGAAGTCAGCGCTGCTGGCGATGTCGCAGACGCTGGCCACCGAGCTCGGCGAGCAGGGCATCCGGGTGAATTCGGTGCTGCCCGGCTATATCTGGGGTGGCACGCTGAAGAGCTACTTCGAGCACCAGGCAGGCAAGTACGGCACATCGGTCGACGACATCTACGCCGCTGCCGCCGCGGGCTCTGACCTGAAGCGACTGCCGACCGAGGACGAGGTGGCGTCGGCGATCCTCTTCATGGCCAGCGACCTATCGAGCGGAATCACCGGCCAAGCACTGGACGTGAACTGCGGGGAGTACAAGGCGTGA
- a CDS encoding TIGR03619 family F420-dependent LLM class oxidoreductase, whose product MQYTCAVPMCPVDQLVELSKTVEEAGFDNIALPDSIFYMEKQAADYPYTPDGSRMWDENTPWVDPLIAAGAMGAVTSTLRFYTNVMKLGSRNPLLLARQVGSVANLTNNRFGFGVGIGWAPEEFEWCGQPYAKRGKRVDEMIEVIKLVLGGGMVEFHGEFYDFDKLQMSPAPAKPVPFYVGGHTEVALKRAARVGDGWTSAMLTGAELAEIIGKLKKLLADNGRADDPFEYQAVCIDKFGVDGHRELAEAGVTDNIVMPWVFDGLGFDAPLAAKQDSVKRFADTYIHSGWQDR is encoded by the coding sequence ATGCAGTACACCTGCGCGGTGCCGATGTGTCCGGTGGATCAACTCGTCGAGCTGTCGAAAACGGTCGAGGAGGCCGGCTTCGACAACATCGCGCTTCCCGACTCGATCTTCTACATGGAGAAGCAGGCGGCCGACTACCCGTACACGCCGGACGGCTCGCGGATGTGGGACGAGAACACGCCGTGGGTCGACCCGCTGATCGCCGCGGGTGCGATGGGCGCGGTCACGTCGACGCTGCGGTTCTACACCAACGTGATGAAGCTCGGCTCGCGCAATCCACTGTTGCTGGCGCGCCAGGTGGGCTCGGTGGCGAACCTGACCAACAACCGGTTCGGGTTCGGTGTCGGAATCGGCTGGGCGCCAGAGGAATTCGAGTGGTGCGGCCAGCCGTACGCCAAGCGGGGCAAGCGTGTCGACGAAATGATCGAGGTGATCAAGCTCGTCCTCGGCGGCGGCATGGTCGAATTCCACGGTGAGTTCTACGACTTCGACAAGCTGCAGATGAGTCCGGCACCCGCCAAGCCGGTGCCGTTCTATGTCGGCGGGCACACCGAGGTGGCGCTCAAGCGTGCGGCCAGAGTCGGCGACGGCTGGACGAGCGCGATGCTGACCGGAGCCGAGCTGGCCGAGATCATCGGCAAGCTCAAAAAGCTGCTGGCCGACAACGGCCGCGCGGACGACCCGTTCGAGTATCAGGCCGTCTGCATCGACAAGTTCGGCGTCGACGGTCACCGGGAACTGGCCGAGGCCGGCGTCACCGACAACATCGTCATGCCCTGGGTCTTCGACGGCCTTGGCTTCGACGCGCCGCTTGCGGCCAAACAGGATTCGGTCAAGCGGTTCGCCGACACCTACATTCACTCCGGCTGGCAGGACCGATGA
- a CDS encoding IclR family transcriptional regulator: MPPDSAGRASPPTRRVVAILDFLAGHPDERFGVSELARRLGLSKPTCLGIVSALTDAGYLVRDGADKTYRLGPSLIALGHRAQESMRVSPAAREELRRLSATFGVTAGLSAVIDDRITLLELVAPAGVRPGVEVGQSYPFAPPVGLMFVLWDDEAVHDWLAKEPTVPLHPSRTEPNRLARVIERCRTDGYLVERLTPGGRRLYSMMAGMSSTLPDELRALLGELVSDIGERVHLPDDPERGGKRRSTRFDISVISAPVYDHYGRQVMVASMHIGKALTDNEIRDRAKALMAAAEAVTAQLGGTAPRRSATA; this comes from the coding sequence ATGCCTCCCGACTCCGCCGGCCGCGCATCCCCGCCAACCAGACGAGTGGTGGCGATCCTGGACTTCCTGGCCGGCCACCCCGACGAGAGATTCGGTGTCTCGGAGTTGGCCCGCCGTCTTGGTCTGAGCAAGCCGACCTGCCTCGGTATCGTCAGTGCGCTGACCGACGCCGGTTATCTCGTTCGCGACGGCGCCGACAAGACGTACCGGCTGGGACCGTCGCTGATCGCACTGGGTCACCGGGCCCAGGAGTCGATGCGGGTCAGTCCGGCAGCGCGCGAAGAGCTTCGCCGGCTGTCGGCGACGTTCGGCGTCACCGCGGGTCTGTCCGCCGTGATCGACGACAGAATCACGCTGCTCGAACTGGTGGCACCCGCGGGCGTCCGGCCCGGGGTCGAGGTAGGCCAGAGCTATCCGTTCGCGCCACCGGTCGGGTTGATGTTCGTGCTGTGGGACGACGAGGCGGTACACGACTGGTTGGCCAAGGAACCCACTGTGCCGCTACACCCCTCGCGAACCGAGCCGAACCGATTGGCGCGGGTCATCGAAAGATGCCGCACCGACGGCTATCTCGTCGAACGGTTAACCCCTGGTGGCCGTCGCCTCTACTCGATGATGGCCGGGATGTCGAGCACCCTGCCCGACGAATTGCGCGCGCTACTCGGCGAGCTGGTCTCCGACATCGGGGAGCGGGTCCACCTGCCCGACGATCCCGAACGCGGCGGCAAACGGCGCTCGACCCGATTCGATATCAGCGTGATCTCGGCGCCCGTCTACGACCATTACGGCCGCCAGGTCATGGTTGCCTCGATGCACATCGGGAAGGCGTTGACGGACAACGAGATACGGGACCGAGCCAAGGCGCTGATGGCTGCCGCCGAGGCGGTCACCGCACAACTCGGCGGCACCGCACCGCGGCGTTCCGCGACTGCCTAG
- a CDS encoding Rieske 2Fe-2S domain-containing protein codes for MTADTAHSGIREIDTGALPDRYARGWHCLGPVKDYQDGKPHGIEIFGTMLVVFADSHGELKVLDGYCRHMGGNLSQGTIKGDEVACPFHDWRWGGDGKCKLVPYAKRTPRLARTRSWTTDVRGGLLFVWHDHEGNPPPDEVRIPDIAEFADDGWTDWKWNSILIEGANCREIIDNVTDMAHFFYIHYGLPTFFKNVFEGHIASQFLHNVGRPDINDMGTNYGEAHLDSEASYFGPSFMINWLHNNYGGFKAESILINCHYPVSQDSFMLQWGVIVEKPKGLDEETTEKLARVFTEGVSKGFLQDVEIWKHKTRIDNPLLVEEDGAVYQMRRWYQQFYVDIADVTPDMTDRFEIEVDTTAANEKWHVEVEENLRLKAEEEKAEQPSS; via the coding sequence GTGACGGCTGACACAGCCCACAGCGGCATTCGCGAGATCGACACCGGCGCGCTGCCCGACCGCTACGCCCGAGGTTGGCACTGCCTCGGCCCGGTGAAGGACTACCAGGACGGAAAGCCGCACGGTATCGAGATCTTCGGAACCATGCTGGTCGTGTTCGCCGATTCGCACGGCGAACTCAAGGTCCTCGACGGCTACTGCAGGCATATGGGCGGCAACCTCTCCCAAGGCACCATCAAGGGCGACGAGGTGGCCTGCCCGTTCCACGACTGGCGCTGGGGCGGCGACGGCAAGTGCAAGCTCGTTCCCTACGCCAAGCGGACGCCGCGACTCGCACGCACCCGGTCATGGACCACCGACGTACGCGGCGGGCTTCTGTTCGTCTGGCACGACCACGAGGGCAACCCACCGCCGGATGAGGTGCGGATCCCCGACATCGCGGAGTTCGCCGACGACGGGTGGACCGACTGGAAGTGGAACTCGATCCTGATCGAGGGCGCCAATTGCCGCGAGATCATCGACAACGTCACCGACATGGCGCACTTCTTCTACATCCACTACGGACTTCCGACGTTCTTCAAGAACGTCTTCGAGGGCCATATCGCGTCGCAGTTCCTGCACAATGTCGGCCGGCCTGACATCAACGACATGGGCACCAACTACGGCGAGGCCCACCTCGACTCCGAGGCGTCCTACTTCGGTCCCTCGTTCATGATCAACTGGCTGCACAACAACTACGGCGGCTTCAAGGCCGAATCCATCCTCATCAACTGCCACTACCCGGTGAGCCAGGATTCCTTCATGTTGCAGTGGGGCGTCATCGTCGAGAAACCCAAGGGCCTCGACGAGGAGACCACCGAGAAGCTCGCCAGGGTCTTCACCGAGGGTGTCAGCAAGGGCTTCCTGCAGGATGTCGAGATCTGGAAGCACAAGACACGCATCGACAATCCGCTGTTGGTCGAGGAGGACGGCGCGGTCTACCAGATGCGTCGTTGGTATCAGCAGTTCTACGTCGACATCGCCGACGTGACGCCCGACATGACCGACCGCTTCGAGATCGAGGTCGACACCACCGCGGCGAACGAGAAATGGCACGTCGAGGTGGAAGAGAACCTGAGGCTCAAGGCAGAAGAGGAAAAGGCCGAGCAGCCGTCGTCATGA
- a CDS encoding sulfotransferase, with translation MSSPRTDPGTVEELHASATKACGLDDFGSDDDNYREGLSVLLESYRRDADLTEIGSKMNRFFVRNALVARLMSEAAWKQYPQHADVAIERPIFVTGLPRTGTTALHRLMSSDPRHQGLELWLAEFPQPRPPRETWSQNPVFRELDARFTQAHKENPEYTGLHFMTADEVEECWQLLRQSLHSVSYETLAHLPTYSQWLSRQDWTKPYHRHRKNLQLIGLNDADKRWVLKNPSHLFALDALMAAYPDALVVQCHRPVETIMASMCSLAQHTTAGWSNSFSGDVIGEDAMETWSRGLRLFTAERAKHDSAQFYDMDYFELIKDPIGTVDGIYRHFGIELTDEARAAMEASDAESKQGPRAPKHTYSLEDYGLTADAVKERFKGL, from the coding sequence ATGTCTTCCCCAAGGACGGATCCCGGCACCGTCGAGGAACTACACGCGTCGGCGACCAAGGCATGTGGCCTCGACGACTTCGGCTCGGACGACGACAACTATCGCGAGGGGCTTTCGGTGCTGCTCGAGTCCTATCGGCGGGACGCGGATCTCACCGAGATCGGCAGCAAGATGAACCGCTTCTTCGTCCGCAACGCTTTGGTCGCGCGGTTGATGTCGGAGGCGGCGTGGAAGCAGTACCCTCAGCACGCCGATGTGGCGATCGAGCGACCGATCTTCGTCACCGGGCTGCCCCGCACCGGAACCACGGCATTGCACCGGTTGATGAGCTCCGACCCGCGGCATCAGGGCCTCGAGTTGTGGCTGGCTGAATTCCCGCAGCCCCGCCCACCGCGCGAAACATGGTCGCAGAACCCCGTTTTCCGCGAGCTCGATGCGCGGTTCACCCAGGCGCACAAAGAGAATCCCGAGTACACCGGTCTGCATTTCATGACCGCCGACGAGGTCGAGGAGTGTTGGCAACTACTGCGCCAATCCCTGCACTCGGTGTCCTACGAAACGCTGGCGCACCTACCGACATACTCGCAGTGGCTGTCGCGCCAGGACTGGACCAAGCCGTATCATCGCCACCGCAAAAACCTTCAGCTGATCGGTCTCAACGACGCGGACAAGCGCTGGGTGCTGAAGAACCCCAGCCACCTGTTCGCGCTCGACGCGTTGATGGCGGCCTATCCGGACGCGCTCGTGGTGCAGTGCCACCGCCCGGTGGAGACGATCATGGCGTCGATGTGCTCACTGGCGCAGCACACCACGGCGGGCTGGTCGAACAGCTTCAGCGGGGACGTGATCGGGGAGGATGCGATGGAGACCTGGTCGCGCGGACTCCGGTTGTTCACCGCTGAACGGGCCAAACACGATTCGGCTCAGTTCTACGACATGGACTACTTCGAGTTGATCAAGGACCCGATCGGCACCGTCGACGGCATCTACCGCCACTTCGGTATCGAGTTGACCGACGAGGCGCGCGCCGCGATGGAGGCCAGCGACGCCGAGAGCAAGCAGGGCCCGCGTGCACCCAAACACACTTACTCGCTCGAGGACTACGGCCTGACCGCCGACGCCGTCAAAGAGCGCTTCAAGGGGCTCTGA
- a CDS encoding nuclear transport factor 2 family protein encodes MSDSPVHLAGKRSREAAVARDKPAWLAVFADDAIVEDPIGPSHFDPEGKGHRGKEAIAKFYDMAIAPSELTFNFDKTYECGNEEANVGNIVIRSSGYEVVAEGVFTYRVDDDGKIVALRAYWELDAATRSARKI; translated from the coding sequence ATGAGCGACTCACCCGTGCACCTGGCGGGTAAGCGCTCCCGCGAGGCGGCGGTGGCGCGCGACAAGCCCGCCTGGCTGGCGGTATTCGCCGACGACGCAATCGTCGAGGATCCGATCGGGCCGTCGCACTTCGATCCGGAGGGCAAGGGCCACCGCGGCAAAGAGGCGATCGCGAAGTTCTACGACATGGCGATCGCCCCGAGCGAACTGACCTTCAACTTCGACAAGACCTACGAGTGCGGCAACGAGGAAGCCAACGTGGGCAACATCGTGATCCGCTCGAGCGGCTACGAGGTCGTCGCCGAAGGGGTGTTCACCTACCGGGTCGACGACGACGGCAAGATCGTCGCGTTGCGCGCCTACTGGGAACTCGACGCCGCCACCCGCAGCGCCCGCAAGATCTAG
- the rfbA gene encoding glucose-1-phosphate thymidylyltransferase RfbA — protein sequence MRGIILAGGTGTRLHPISLGASKQLLPVYDKPMVYYPLTTLMLAGVRDVLVITTPEDVGAFVRLLGDGDKFGISITYAAQPSPEGLAQAFIIGRDHIGSESVALALGDNIFYGPGLGSQLRRFSDIDGGTIFAYRVANPSAYGVVEFDDQFRVVSLEEKPKSPRSPYAIPGLYFYDNDVVDIAAGLRPSDRGEYEITDVNRAYLEQGRLAVEVLPRGTAWLDTGTFDSLLDAGNYVRTIEERQGLKIGVPEEVAWRLGYVSDDELRERGELLIKSGYGSYLLSLLDDDAEHAR from the coding sequence ATGCGCGGAATCATCCTCGCGGGCGGGACAGGGACCCGGCTACACCCCATCAGCCTCGGGGCCAGCAAGCAGCTGCTGCCGGTGTACGACAAGCCGATGGTCTACTACCCGCTGACGACGCTGATGCTCGCGGGCGTCCGCGACGTGCTCGTCATCACGACGCCCGAGGACGTCGGCGCCTTCGTCAGGCTGCTCGGTGACGGCGACAAATTCGGCATCTCGATCACCTACGCCGCTCAGCCCTCACCCGAGGGTCTGGCCCAGGCCTTCATCATCGGCCGCGACCACATCGGCTCCGAGTCGGTCGCACTTGCGTTAGGCGACAACATCTTTTACGGACCCGGTCTCGGCTCGCAACTGCGCCGCTTCAGCGATATCGACGGCGGGACGATATTCGCCTACCGCGTCGCGAACCCCTCGGCATACGGCGTCGTCGAGTTCGATGACCAGTTCCGGGTCGTGTCGCTGGAAGAGAAGCCCAAGTCGCCGCGGTCGCCCTACGCGATACCGGGGCTATATTTCTACGACAACGACGTCGTCGATATCGCCGCGGGCCTGCGCCCGTCGGACCGCGGCGAATACGAGATCACCGACGTCAACCGCGCCTACCTCGAGCAGGGCAGGTTGGCCGTCGAGGTGCTCCCACGCGGCACCGCCTGGCTCGACACCGGCACCTTCGACTCGCTGCTCGACGCGGGCAACTACGTCCGCACCATCGAGGAACGCCAGGGGTTGAAAATCGGCGTACCCGAGGAGGTCGCCTGGCGGCTCGGCTACGTCTCCGATGACGAGCTGCGGGAACGCGGCGAACTCCTGATCAAATCCGGCTACGGAAGTTATCTGCTGTCTCTGCTCGACGACGACGCGGAACACGCCCGCTAG
- a CDS encoding ATP-dependent DNA helicase RecQ has protein sequence MATRLQAQAILEQLAGPGAVLRDDQWAAIEALVVQRRRALVVQRTGWGKSAVYFIAAKLLRADGRGVTVIVSPLLALMRNQVAAAERAGVHAATVNSSNVADWDDVHHRVHRGEVDVLLVSPERLNNPDFRDQVLPALARDAGLVVVDEAHCVSDWGHDFRPDYRRIRTLLADLGPDVPVLATTATANDRVVADVAAQLGVGGADTLVLRGGLDRESLRLAVVSAGNPAQRAAWLAAHLGQLPGSGIVYTLTVAQAADVAALLRERGFEVAAYTGATEAAEREQLEADLLANRVKALIATSALGMGFDKPDLGFVVHLGAPSSPIAYYQQVGRAGRATESAEVILLPGREDHDVWRYFSSVAFPSETMVRNVIDALDRERPQSTPALEALVDLGRSRLEMVLKVLDVDGAVKRVKGGWVATGQAWEYDEPRYRTLDEARRREQEAMLEYQRTDTCRMSFLRAQLDDPTIDVDERCGRCDNCIGTRFGADVDAAEAEETRALLMRPGVELAPRKQWPSGLAKLGVGLSGRITDGAASGRVIGRLTDLGWGARLRALLADRDGADAEAPADVVDAAIKVLAAWNWPVRPTAVMALDSERHPLLISSLSRRLAELGRLTDLGTLRYTPQRRPVAAANSAYRVAALADSWSPPDGDAIRAAGGPVLLVDDVVDTGWTLTMAARVVRAAGAPEVLPFALASTS, from the coding sequence GTGGCGACGCGACTTCAGGCGCAGGCGATCCTCGAACAACTCGCGGGGCCGGGCGCTGTCTTGCGCGACGACCAGTGGGCCGCCATCGAGGCGCTGGTGGTGCAGCGTCGGCGCGCGTTGGTGGTGCAGCGCACCGGCTGGGGTAAATCCGCCGTGTACTTCATCGCCGCCAAACTGTTGCGCGCCGACGGCCGCGGAGTCACCGTCATCGTCTCGCCGCTGCTGGCGCTGATGCGCAATCAGGTCGCCGCAGCCGAGCGGGCGGGAGTGCACGCCGCCACCGTCAACTCGAGCAACGTCGCCGACTGGGACGACGTCCACCACCGCGTGCACCGCGGTGAGGTCGATGTGCTCCTGGTCAGCCCGGAACGTCTGAACAATCCGGACTTTCGCGATCAGGTGCTGCCCGCCCTGGCCCGCGACGCCGGCCTCGTCGTCGTCGACGAAGCGCACTGCGTTTCGGACTGGGGGCACGATTTCCGCCCCGACTACCGGCGCATCCGCACTCTGCTGGCCGACCTCGGCCCTGACGTGCCGGTGCTGGCCACCACGGCCACAGCCAACGATCGGGTGGTCGCCGACGTCGCGGCTCAACTCGGCGTCGGCGGCGCGGACACGCTGGTGTTGCGCGGCGGACTGGACCGGGAGTCGCTGCGGCTCGCGGTGGTATCGGCGGGCAACCCGGCGCAGCGCGCGGCGTGGCTCGCCGCGCACCTCGGTCAGCTGCCCGGCTCGGGAATCGTCTACACACTGACCGTCGCGCAGGCCGCAGACGTCGCGGCGCTTCTGCGCGAGCGCGGTTTCGAGGTGGCCGCCTACACCGGCGCGACCGAGGCCGCCGAGCGTGAACAACTCGAAGCCGATCTGCTGGCCAACCGCGTCAAGGCGCTGATTGCCACCTCCGCGCTCGGCATGGGCTTCGACAAGCCCGACCTCGGTTTCGTCGTGCACCTGGGCGCGCCGTCCTCGCCGATCGCGTATTACCAACAGGTCGGGCGCGCAGGCCGGGCCACCGAAAGCGCCGAGGTGATTCTGCTGCCGGGGCGCGAGGATCACGACGTGTGGCGCTACTTCTCGTCCGTCGCATTCCCGTCAGAAACCATGGTGCGCAACGTGATCGACGCATTGGATCGCGAGCGGCCGCAGTCGACGCCTGCGCTGGAGGCACTGGTCGACCTCGGGCGGTCGCGGCTGGAAATGGTGCTCAAGGTGCTCGACGTCGACGGTGCGGTGAAGCGCGTCAAGGGTGGCTGGGTCGCCACCGGCCAGGCATGGGAGTACGACGAACCCCGCTATCGCACCCTTGACGAGGCTCGCCGACGCGAGCAGGAGGCCATGCTCGAGTATCAGCGTACCGATACGTGCCGGATGTCATTCCTGCGCGCTCAGCTCGACGATCCCACCATTGACGTCGACGAGCGGTGCGGTCGGTGCGACAACTGCATCGGCACCCGATTCGGTGCAGACGTCGACGCGGCGGAGGCCGAAGAAACCCGGGCGCTGCTCATGCGGCCGGGAGTCGAACTGGCGCCGCGCAAACAGTGGCCGTCCGGGCTGGCCAAACTAGGGGTGGGCCTCAGCGGGCGGATCACCGACGGAGCAGCATCGGGTCGCGTCATCGGACGGCTGACAGATCTCGGCTGGGGTGCGCGGTTACGGGCGCTGCTGGCCGACCGCGATGGCGCCGATGCCGAGGCGCCCGCCGACGTGGTGGACGCCGCCATCAAAGTGCTCGCGGCCTGGAACTGGCCGGTGCGGCCGACCGCGGTTATGGCGCTGGACTCCGAACGGCATCCGCTGCTGATCTCGTCGCTGAGCCGTAGGCTGGCCGAACTGGGCAGGCTGACCGACCTTGGGACACTGCGTTACACGCCGCAGCGGCGACCGGTAGCGGCCGCCAACTCGGCGTATCGAGTTGCAGCGCTTGCCGATTCCTGGTCGCCGCCGGACGGGGACGCCATCCGGGCGGCTGGCGGGCCGGTGCTGCTTGTCGACGATGTGGTCGACACCGGGTGGACGCTGACGATGGCTGCCCGCGTGGTGCGCGCTGCGGGTGCACCCGAGGTGTTGCCGTTCGCGCTGGCCAGCACCTCCTAG
- a CDS encoding gamma carbonic anhydrase family protein has product MPLFTFEGRSPTVDPGAFIAPTATLIGDVHVEAGASVWFNAVLRADFAPIIVREGANVQDCSVLHAPPGIPVDVGPGATVAHSCVIHGAHLGSEAVIANHSTVLDGAVIGRRSLVAAHSLVASGTKIPDEVVAAGAPAEIRGPVAGTGAQLWVDANPGAYQDLARRYAVGLRQITEAGQP; this is encoded by the coding sequence ATGCCGCTGTTCACGTTCGAAGGCCGGTCACCGACGGTCGATCCTGGCGCCTTCATCGCCCCGACAGCGACGCTCATCGGCGACGTCCACGTCGAGGCCGGTGCTTCGGTGTGGTTCAACGCGGTGCTGCGCGCCGACTTCGCCCCCATCATCGTCCGTGAGGGCGCGAACGTACAGGACTGCAGCGTGCTGCACGCCCCGCCGGGGATTCCCGTCGACGTCGGGCCGGGAGCGACGGTCGCTCACAGTTGCGTCATTCACGGCGCGCACCTCGGCTCGGAGGCGGTCATCGCGAATCATTCGACGGTGCTCGACGGTGCGGTGATCGGCAGACGCAGTCTCGTCGCCGCCCATTCGTTGGTCGCCAGCGGAACGAAGATTCCCGACGAAGTCGTGGCGGCGGGTGCGCCTGCGGAGATCAGAGGACCGGTCGCGGGCACTGGAGCTCAACTGTGGGTGGACGCCAACCCCGGTGCCTACCAGGACCTGGCCCGCCGCTATGCCGTCGGCCTGCGGCAGATCACCGAAGCCGGGCAACCCTAG